DNA sequence from the Thermodesulfitimonas autotrophica genome:
GCTTAATCGCCTAGACGAGATCTGGGTTCCTTCTCGCTTCAACGTTGAAACCTTCAACGCTTCCGGAGTGGACCGGGCGAGACTCCGGGTAGTGCCGAGAGGCGTTGACCCAGAACTTTTCAACCCCAAAGCAGAACCACTCGACCTCCGTTGCGGGAAGGGTTTTGTTTTCCTCGCCAACTTTGATTTCCAAGACCGAAAGGGCTGGGATATCTTGCTCACGGCCTACCTTACAGAATTCAAGGAGGGTGAGGATGTAGCGCTTTTGCTTAGGGTTTGGAAACCAGACCACCGCCGGTTAGGAACGATTGAGATGCAACTTGCTTCTTTCATTCGGCAGCGCTTAGGGCTCCGCTTGGACAGGATTCCGGAGATCATTCTGTTGAAGGAGTCTATCGAAACAAACCGGATGCCCGGGCTTTACACCGCCTGCGATGCTTTTGTCCTCCCTTCGCGGGGGGAGGCCTGGGGCCAGCCCTACCTTGAGGCGATGGCCTGTGGCTTACCAACTATTGGGACTAAGTGGGGCGGTAACTTGGAGTTTATGACGGAGGAGAACAGCTTCCTCATTGAGATTGAGGGCTTGGAAGAAGTGCCAGACGGTGTGGATGTGCCTCTTTGCCGTGGCCATCGGTGGGCCAAACCCAGCGTGGAACATCTACGTAAACTTATGCGCTATGTTTTTGAAGAGCGCGAAGAAGCGCGGCGGAAAGGGCAAAGAGCCCGCGAAGAGGTGGCGGAGAAGTGGACTTGGGAAAGGGCGGCTCAGGCTGCGTTGCAGGAGCTCACAAAATATACCAGTGTTTTGGGGTGAAGTAAGTAAATGGCATTGACTGTTTTCGAGGGGCGGCCAAGGTCGGAGGGAGCCTTAGAAGTGGTTTTCGTAGGGGAGTTTTTTACCTCTACCCAGAGGGCGGAGTTTAACCGTAAGCTTGCGGTGGCCCTCTTGGATGAAGGGATAACCCTGGGTATTTTGCACCGGGGGCCGCGGGACTGGTATTTGCAGGGGGAGGAAGAGTCTTTCGATCTGTTCGAAAAGTTGGAGAAAGATGTGCCTCAGGATCCTGACTTTTACCTCTGTTGGGAAGGGGAGAGTGTGGGGTTATCCGAAACGCCCCTCTTTCGGTTAGTGGCCGTGACCGCTGCTGGCAAGAACGGCGAATATGCCTGCCCGGTGTTGGAGCTGAAGACCCCCCAGTCTTCCTGGGCGGAAGCTGCCCGGCTTTTAAAGGAGCGGCTTGAGAATTTGCGGTCTAAAAGGCGGCGGCACACGATTACCTCCTTTTCCCTTGACGTTTGTCTTTATACCACTTCCCCAAACGCTGGATTGGCAGAGGAAACACGGGCTAATCTCAGGTCTTACTTAGGCGCTGCGGTTGTGCCCCAATTTTTGGCTCCCGAGCAAATTGGCAGTGTAGATCCGGAGGGCCGGCTGTTGTTGATGGCGGAGGGGGAAACTTTACTTCTCGAAGACCAGCAGGCTTTCCAAGAGGCCTTTTTCAGCCCTGAAGAAAGGATAGTCTTCTTGGAGGCAGTGTCTTTTGATGCCTGGGGTTTAGAACAGTTTATATTTCCTTCTTGCCGGTTTTTCCGCGGGCGGGCGATCCGGGAGTTGGGTGCGGTGGATGAATTGCCCCTTTCTTACGAGGGGCGGTGGGCGCCCGTGCGGGTCCTTCGGCCTCTTTCTTTGGCCCAAAAGCGCCGGGAGAGAATGTTCGCCGGGTGGAGCCGGAAGTTGCCCGCCTACCACCTCCACCATCTTTTAGCGGTGGATGCTGCGGCAATAGGCAGGTGGCAGGAGGCGATAGTTGCTTTCCAAATGGCCTACCGGGAAGCACCGGAGCCTTACCGAGCGCTGGTGCTGCGAAACCTCTCTTTGGCCCTCATTGAACAGGAGCGTTACCAAGAAGCGATTGGGGTGCTCCGAGACGCGCAGGAGCTTTACTCGGGTTATGCCGACCTTAGTTACCTCATCGGTTTGGCTTACTGGAAGCAGAAGGACTACGACGAGGCTCTCCGGGAGTTCTTGGCGGCGGCAGAAAAAGGTGAGGCCACCAGGTGGTACTACAGCGATCCTGGCGCGGGTACATACAAACCAGTTTTTCTTATCGCGGAGGCTTACAAGGAAAAAGGTAACCTCACCGGCGCGCTTGCGGGATACGTTGGTAGTTTGACTCATAACTCCTACTTCCTGCCTACTCTGGAAAGACTTGCCCAGATCGGTTTAGACCAGCAGGCTGCCGGCGAGGTTTCCGAGTTGCTTCAACAGGTCTTGGATCTCCGCCGGCCAGAGGTAAGGGAGGCGTTTGACCATTTCTTAGCGGTTGCAACGCCGGTTGGGAGATGAAAATGACTTCCTTGACGCACAAGAAAAAAAGAGGCGGGAGTTAATACAACCCCCGCCTCTCTTTTCGGTAATCTTAATCCAAATGGGAGACGGCCTCGAGTACCCGCTTGGCTACCACGATCGCCATGGCCCGGGTGGTCGCTGCCCGCGGGGCGAAGCTGCCGTCGGGATTGCCGCTGAGGAGCCCGGCCTTTACCGCTGCGGCAACGCTATTCTCGGCCCACGGGGCGATCTGGCCCCGGTCGGTGAAGCGGCCGAGCAGTTGGGCCGTCTCGCTGGTGGTCAGAGCCACGTCAACGCCAGCCTTCTTTAATGCCCGGAGAAGCAGTGCCGCCATCTCCTCGCGGGTTATCCGCCGCTCTGGGTCAAACCGGCCCGCGCCTACGCCGCTGACCAGACCCTGCTGGTAAGCCGTTTCTACCACGCTGAAGTACCACTTGTCCGGTGCTACGTCGCGGAAGGTAGGCTCTACTGGCTTCGTTGGGCTGATTCCCAGAGCGTTTAGCATCAGCGCGGCGAACTCGGCGCGGGTTACCGCCCGCTCCGGTGCGAAGCTGGTGGCGGAGACCCCTTTCGTTATCCCCCGCGCGGCACCGAAGAGGATGTCGCGCTTGGCCCAGTGGCCCGTGATGTCGGTGAATCCTGCCCGGTATTCGAACAGCCCGTATTTGCTGAGCCGGGAGAGCTCAACCGCGACCTTCCCCGCGGCGACAGTGCCGCCCAGGCAGGTCAGGCTGCCGTCCTCGTTGATGCGGTAGGCAAAGAGCCCGGCCGTGTCGCTGACCTTTGCCGCTTCGTAGGGAAGGGCAAGAGTCACCCGCTTGTTGAGCTTCGCCGGGCCTTCCGGGGTCGCGATCTCCAGGCTCGCCGGCTGACCGACAGCCTTTGCGCCTGCAGGGAGGCGCGCCGGGAGATCTGCCGGCCCGATCTTCACCGTCACCTGGTGCCCGGAAGGCAAAGCGCCGGGCGGCAGGGTAAGCTCGGCCCACTTTGTCCAGATGGTTAGCGTGGCGCGCTTGGCGGTCACCGCGCCCGTCACCTCCGGGGACAGGATCACGTTGAGCGGCGTCCCGATGGAGGTGAGGTCGAGGACGATCGCGCTCTTGCCCGCTCCGAGGAGTGCCTGCACCGCGGCTTCGGGAACGGTCACGTCAGTCACCCCGCCAACCGCTGTGAGCAGGAGGTTGTTCGGGTAGAGGATGCCGGTTGTTCCGGGAGTCAGGGTGACTGCCGGAGGAGGAGCGCCGCCCGGGACGTCGTTGTCGGCGATATTCACGGTGACCGGGGCGATCAGGATGTTGTTGTAGTCAGGATCGACGCTGGTTGCGCTGTGGGTCACCGTGCCGGTGTGGCTGCCCTCAATCACCCTGTCGTCAACCGCCGTTACCGTTACGGTCTGCGGGAGGTTGTAGTTTGTACCGTCAAAGGTCAGCGAAGTTGGCGTCACGGAGACCTGGCTATCTCCGTAAACGTTGACCGTCACCGTGGCGGTCGGCTGCGTGGCCAGCTTCAGGGTGTAGGTCGCTCCCGGACCGCCTTCGGAGACCGCGACCGTTTTCGGCGATACTACCACGCCCTTTCGGGTGATGGTCAGCGTGTAAGTCTCCGCGCCGCCCTTACCCGAGACCCTAATGGTGATGGTGTTCGGACCAGCGTCCAAGTCAATCGGCTGGGAGGCCGTGCCGTCGGCGACGGGCTGGCCGTTGACCGTGATCGTTAGGTTTTTGGCAGCCACGGTGGGCGTGACCGTGGTGGTGTAAACGCTGTTGGCCACGGTCAGCGCATAGGCGGTCACGTCCGGGTCAAAAGCAGGGGTAAAGCTTCCGGCGCTCGCGCTCAGACCGCTCAGGCCCACATCGGGCGAGATCGCGTAGCTGCTGAAGTGCGTGACCGGTAGGCTGATGGTGCCGCCGGCTTCGCCGTAAACGAAGGCGGCGGTAGGCCAGTAGACCGCGCTCGCCGTTGACACGCCGCTGTCGGCGAAGGCCGCCACGTCCAACAGAGCTTCACTCAACGGAATGGGGTAAGCAAGCTGGGCGACGCTGAAGTCGGCGACCCAGTTGGGGTACAGGGCGTTGACGTTGAAGAGCCTCAGCGTACCCGGCTTATCTGAGAGGTAGGCCTGCGCCTCGGGAAGAGCCGTCCGGTCGGTGTAG
Encoded proteins:
- a CDS encoding tetratricopeptide repeat protein, with amino-acid sequence MVFVGEFFTSTQRAEFNRKLAVALLDEGITLGILHRGPRDWYLQGEEESFDLFEKLEKDVPQDPDFYLCWEGESVGLSETPLFRLVAVTAAGKNGEYACPVLELKTPQSSWAEAARLLKERLENLRSKRRRHTITSFSLDVCLYTTSPNAGLAEETRANLRSYLGAAVVPQFLAPEQIGSVDPEGRLLLMAEGETLLLEDQQAFQEAFFSPEERIVFLEAVSFDAWGLEQFIFPSCRFFRGRAIRELGAVDELPLSYEGRWAPVRVLRPLSLAQKRRERMFAGWSRKLPAYHLHHLLAVDAAAIGRWQEAIVAFQMAYREAPEPYRALVLRNLSLALIEQERYQEAIGVLRDAQELYSGYADLSYLIGLAYWKQKDYDEALREFLAAAEKGEATRWYYSDPGAGTYKPVFLIAEAYKEKGNLTGALAGYVGSLTHNSYFLPTLERLAQIGLDQQAAGEVSELLQQVLDLRRPEVREAFDHFLAVATPVGR
- a CDS encoding S-layer homology domain-containing protein, with protein sequence MGNVTYLNTVALTGTYDSGGVTVDTVYGGVYNADGTGPISPPGVLQDYPVTNLGNSVYGWDLDFTGITIGNWVYSVQLQAYNSVTGVRSDVTTKVFVYDTVPPTLPSNYLVCTPSVVVKGITPGTILLAVYAVDSLSPVLNTGFYLTSYPAGATVTDGPSGGDAATPPGSWKAWTIDTTNVAPGTYTVTARVYDAAGNYAETSCVISVLKFEIGDTDADHVYYYRSTTPDTISFTVYGLPTPANYDLAFGRIVPGSGFTVTDVIYGCVTNGWRLAGTYNTVSGGHDFTTSLLTDDDNGAWPVAVQIYKDGSPFGPPFVLKYGSQPSDLVFANLLPYPPADLIPAGWAYTKSQPPFKARPALETPGLNLRQVNANSSIAFVVYQPPTAPGGYQAIGEIEFAQADPTNPATVIDLLYGATPETRPQFATIFKALRIALPPAGSQTTWVSVYTDRTALPEAQAYLSDKPGTLRLFNVNALYPNWVADFSVAQLAYPIPLSEALLDVAAFADSGVSTASAVYWPTAAFVYGEAGGTISLPVTHFSSYAISPDVGLSGLSASAGSFTPAFDPDVTAYALTVANSVYTTTVTPTVAAKNLTITVNGQPVADGTASQPIDLDAGPNTITIRVSGKGGAETYTLTITRKGVVVSPKTVAVSEGGPGATYTLKLATQPTATVTVNVYGDSQVSVTPTSLTFDGTNYNLPQTVTVTAVDDRVIEGSHTGTVTHSATSVDPDYNNILIAPVTVNIADNDVPGGAPPPAVTLTPGTTGILYPNNLLLTAVGGVTDVTVPEAAVQALLGAGKSAIVLDLTSIGTPLNVILSPEVTGAVTAKRATLTIWTKWAELTLPPGALPSGHQVTVKIGPADLPARLPAGAKAVGQPASLEIATPEGPAKLNKRVTLALPYEAAKVSDTAGLFAYRINEDGSLTCLGGTVAAGKVAVELSRLSKYGLFEYRAGFTDITGHWAKRDILFGAARGITKGVSATSFAPERAVTRAEFAALMLNALGISPTKPVEPTFRDVAPDKWYFSVVETAYQQGLVSGVGAGRFDPERRITREEMAALLLRALKKAGVDVALTTSETAQLLGRFTDRGQIAPWAENSVAAAVKAGLLSGNPDGSFAPRAATTRAMAIVVAKRVLEAVSHLD